The following are encoded in a window of Candidatus Sericytochromatia bacterium genomic DNA:
- a CDS encoding dehydrogenase, translating into MSQLVQGLDRAGVERLEVPVPVVRPGHLLIRTRASVVSLGTERMLVEFARASWWRKARLQPERVRQVLAKVRSDGLAATLGA; encoded by the coding sequence TCGACCGTGCTGGGGTCGAGCGGCTGGAGGTGCCGGTGCCGGTGGTCCGCCCGGGTCACCTGCTGATTCGCACGCGGGCCAGCGTGGTCTCGCTCGGCACCGAGCGCATGCTGGTGGAGTTCGCCCGGGCCTCGTGGTGGCGCAAGGCGCGCCTGCAGCCCGAGCGGGTGCGCCAGGTGCTGGCCAAGGTCCGCAGCGACGGGCTGGCCGCCACGCTGGGGGC